The nucleotide window TTTCTGAAATGAGAGACCCCGCGTCCCCACTACAGGTGCGCTCCAAAATCTGGCTGGAGATCGACGGCGAACCGGTTTTCGGCCGGGGGCGAGAAGAGTTGCTGCGCCTGATTCAGAAAGGAAGTTCGATCAATGCCGCGGCGAAGCAGATGGGAATTCCCTACCGCAAGGTATGGACGTACATTGATGCCATGGAAAAGCGACTCGGTTTTTCCCTGGTAATCCGGCAAAAAGGGGGGGTTGGCGGAGGAGCCTCCTCCCTAACCCCCGAGGCGGTTCTGATGCTGGATAAATTCACCGCGCTGCAACGGGGAATGAATGAGCTGATCGACTACAAGTTCCGGGAGCTTTTTTTATGACCGCCGTTAGGCGGTTTTGTTATAACTGGTAAAGAGGCGACTTGCAGGTCGTAGCCTGCCCGCGGATTTGCGGAGGGAGCTTATCTAATCCAGGGAAGGACCAGCGAAAGGAGAAATGATTCATGCGTTATGGATTGGTTCTGTGGGCGGCTTTGTTTTTATCGGCTCTGCCCGTTTTTTGTCCAAACGCCAATGCCGGTGAAGACCTGCTGGTTTTTGCCGGCGCCGCCAGTCAGCCCCCGACCGAGGAGGCGGCTGCTGCCTTTGAAAAAAAGACCGGGCTCGGGGTTGATCTTATTTTCGGCGGCTCGGGGTTCGTTCTTTCCCAGATGATGCTTGCCCAAAAGGGGGACATCTACTTTCCCGGTTCATCGGATTTCATGGAGATTGCCAGAAAAAAAGGGGCGATTGTTGCCGAAACCGAGCAAAAGGTGGCTTACCTTGTCCTGGCTATCAACGTGCAGAAGGGAAATCCCAAGGGAATTCATAACCTCCGCGACCTGATCAAACCGGGGATCAGTGTGGCCATCGCCAATCCCGAAGGGGTTTGCGTCGGACTCTACGCTGTGGAAACCATCGAGAAGGAGTTTTCCCCGGCCGAGAAGGCCGCCTTCAAAAAGAATCTGGTAAACTACACGGAAAGCTGCGAGAAAACCGCCACGGCTATCTCGCTGAAAGCGGTGGATGCGGTCCTCGGCTGGAGCGTCTTTCAACACTGGGATCCGGCGCGGATTGAAACCATCCCGCTGAAGAAAAGCGAAATATTACGCATCGGCTATATCCCGGTTGCCGTGGCATCCTACAGCAAAAACCAGGCGCGTGCCCGACAGTTTATCGCTTTTCTCCTTTCCGAAGAAGGAAAGGCGATCTATCGCAAGTACCATTACTTCATGTCTCCCGAAGAGGCGAGCGTCTGGATCGGCGCCAAAAAGCCGGTCGGCGGCGAATATGCGCTGCCGGCGGAATGGCGGCCCAAATGAGCCTGCGCCGGGTTTCGATCCTTTTCGCGTTCAGCACTTTCGCGCTCTTTGCGGTGCTGGTGCTGTCGCTGTTTTATTTTTACCGGGGCGGGCTGTTTATGGAGACCCTGCTTGCGGAAAGAACGCTCTTTTCCATCCGCCTCAGCGTCTTTTCGGCGACCGTGGCGGCGCTTCTTGCCACCGCCCTTGCCGTTCCGTCAGCCTATGCACTGTCGCGCTGCGACTTTCCGGGAAAGGATGCCATCGACACCATACTGGAGCTGCCGCTGATCGTCTCTCCCGCCGCCCTCGGCGCGATGCTCCTGATTTTCTTCAGCAACCCGCTCGGAAACTGGATACAGACCCGCGGGATGCAGTTCGTTTTCGATAGCAACGGGATTATCCTTGCCCAGTTCGTAACAACGCTCGGCGTCGCTACCCGCCTGACCAAGGCGGCGATGGACGAGATCCCCAGGCGCTACGAAGATGTGGCGCGCACCCTGGGCGCTTCTCCTGCCGCCGCCTTTTTCAATGTTACCCTGCCCTTGTGCAAACGGGGGCTGATTGCGGCGTTCATCCTCTCCTGGGCGAAGGCCCTGGGGGAATTCGGCGCCACCATTACGCTGGCCGGGACGATGGCGATGAAAACCGAAACTCTGCCGGTGGCGATCTTCATGAAGCTTTCCACCGCCGATATCGACGGAACCGTCGTGCTGATCCTCATCATGACGGCCATCGGCGTCGGCACCCTGTATGCGGTCAGGCTGATCGGCCGAAAGGGGATGCATGCTTGAGTTAAGGGATGTTGCGGTGCAAGCGGGGGATTTTTCCCTCGGCGGCATCTCGCTTAAGGTAGCTCAGGGGAGCTGTCATGTCATTGTCGGCGCCACCGGCAGCGGCAAAACGCTGCTGCTGGAGTCAATCCTCGGGTTGAAAAGACCCTCGCGGGGAAGCATCCTGCTTTCTGGCAGGGAGATCACCGACCAGCCTTTGGAAAAGCGGGGAATCTCCTATGTTCCCCAGGATCTGGCGCTTTTCCCCCATCTGACGGTGGAGGACAACATCCTCTATGGCCTGCGGATGAAGGGCGTCCAAGACCCGGAACATGGCCGGATGGTGGAGATGCTGATCGAGACCGTCGGCATCAAGGAGCTGCTGCAGCGGTCGATCAAGAATCTGAGCGGCGGCGAGCGGCAGCGGGTTGCCTTAGTCAGGGCGATCGCCGCCGGCAACAATCATCTGCTCCTGGACGAACCGTTCTCGGCGTTGCACCAGGGGCTGCGGCGGGAGCTCTGGTATCTGCTCAAGGAGCTGCAGAAACGCTTTTCGCTTACCGTGCTGATGGTGACCCACGATATGGAGGAGGCTTTTTTCCTCGGCGAGCGGGTCACGGTCATGATCGACGGCGCCATCCGCCAGACCGGGACGGCGAGGGATGTTTACGAAAAACCGGCGGATATAGAGGTGGCCCGGTTCTTCGGCATTGGCAACATCTTTGTCTGTCGGGTGAAAGCGCTGACCGCATCGGCGCTGCATGTCGTCTGTGATTCGCTGAGAGTGGAACTGACCATCCCGATGAGCGCCGCCCGCTTACGCCCTCCCGCAATAGGCGCCCCTTGCACATTGGGGATCAGACCGGAAAATGTCATGGTGCTGAGAGCCGATCGCCCGAGTCATTCTCAGGAGAACCTGCTTGCCGGAATCCTGACCGGCATCCTGCTCAAGGGCGCCTCCCATACCCTGCTTTTCCTGCCTGCGGGAAGCGCAACCGTTGTGGAGATTGAAGTCCCCGATTATGTATTGAAAAAATTGCAGTTGCACGTCGGGGACGGCATTTCGATTTTTTTCAAGGGCGAAACCCTGTTTTTACTGTGATTGAGGGGATTAAAAAGTGCAAACTGAGGAATTTTTATGAACAAAATTATGTTGGTAGAGCGGATTCACCCGGCAGGGGAGGCGATGCTGGCAAAAAAGGCTAAACTGGTCTATCCGCAGCCGCAAAATCTGGAAGGCATTCTGAGCGCAATCGGCGATTGCAACGCCCTCGTGGTCAGGAATACGAAAATTACCCGGCAGATCATGGAAGCGGCGCCGCAGCTTGCTGTGATCGGGCGGCATGGCGTGGGCTATGACACCGTTGATATCGCCGCGGCCGCTGATTTGGGGATAACGGTCGTTTACACCCCGGCTGCCAATACGGAAAGCGTGGTGGAGATTGCCATCGGCTTTATCATCTGTCTCGGGCGAAAAATCGTTGAAGCGCATGCCGTGATGCAATCCGAACAATTGCTCAGCGACACAGCAACCATGCCGATCCTGACTCGTCAAAAAGGGTTGATCAATGCCGATCTATGGGGAAAAACGCTGGGCGTGGTCGGGGTCGGCAGAATCGGTTCCTCTGTGGCGAAGAGAATGAAAGCGGCCTTCAACATGCGCGTTTTGGGCTATGATCCCTATGTGGATGAGGAGACGCTCTCCGGCTATGGAGTGCAGAAAATGTCTTGTCTCAAGGAGATGCTTCCCCAGTGCGATTTTGTCAACATTCATTGTTCAGGAGGCGCGAAAACGCGCCATCTGCTCGATGCGGGCATGCTGGCCCTGATGAAGAAGGATGCCTACCTGATCAACACGGCGCGCGGCACCGTGGTAGATGAGGCCGCGCTGATTGACGCGCTCCAAAGCAAGCAGCTCGCCGGCGCGGCCCTCGATGTCTATGACCCGGAGCCGCCGCGGCCGGGAAATCCGCTGCTGCACATGAAAAACGTAATCGTTACGCCGCATTTCTGTGCGATGACCGAAGAGAGCCTGTACAATATGGCGACGATGGTAGCCCAAGGGGTCGTGGATGTGCTGGAGGGCCGGCAGCCGCAGTATCCGGTAATATAGCGACCATTTCCTATAGCTCGTCTGGCGTTTCAACTGCCGCGAACACCTTTGTATGTTCTATCAGCGCCTGCCTTGATCATCTGAGCCGTGGCGATTGCGTTAGTCCCGAGGGCGATCAGTTCGACCGAGTCTCTATATGTTTCCCGCAAATACTTGATCAGGGTGGCCCCGTTTCCTCCCCCCTGACCGTCGATCACATGGATGGATTTCGACAAGCGTCTCTCTCCTTTTTCAATTTCAAGAAAGCTTGGGATATTCGAAATCAGGGCTATTTTTCAAGCTGGGACGGGTGAGAGTCGCCCTCAATTACGGTCGCCTGGTTCTGTTCGAGAAATATTTTTGAAGCAAAGAAATCAACCTCGATGATTTTCCCCTGCACTGCCTTGCGTTCCCCGAAAAGCGTCTCTATCTCCAGATTGTCGCCATCCACTCTGAAGTGCGCGATATCCTTCATGATAAGTGGACCATTTTCGTTATTAAAGTAGGCCGACGCCAAACACATTTTAAAGTACCTCCTTTTCAAAAATCATTAGCTGGAATATTTTCCCTCGGTCTTTGCGAGGATGAAGTCCATTATCTCTTTGATTTCATTGGCTGCCGCTCCCTGTTTCGGAACACGACCATCCACGCTGGCCATGAAAATCTCCTGATCAAGATACACGCAGCCGATAACCTTGATGCCCCTTTGGGCGAGTTCTGCTTCGAGCCTTTGCCTGATTTCTTCATTGGGGATTTTATTCAGCACCGCCCAGGTATTTTTTATGCCGCTTACCTGGGACATGCCATGAATCTTTGTTGCCATCTCCATTGATTCCAGAGGCGGTTCGACAACGATCAGCACATTGTCTATGCTCGTTTCCACCCCGCGGCCGAAATGCTCGACCCCGGCTTCCATATCGACGATCACCAGCTCGCCGTCTTTGACGGAGATCTTCTTCAGGAATTCCCGGCTTAAGACCCCCATCGGGCAGGCGCAGCCTTCCAGCGACTGCATGATTTTTCCGATGCTGACCAGCATTATCCGGTCCTGCTGCAGCAAATGCCCGGCGGGAATTTCGTCAACCGGGATTTTGGCCTCGGCAAATA belongs to Syntrophobacterales bacterium and includes:
- a CDS encoding LysR family transcriptional regulator, with the protein product MRDPASPLQVRSKIWLEIDGEPVFGRGREELLRLIQKGSSINAAAKQMGIPYRKVWTYIDAMEKRLGFSLVIRQKGGVGGGASSLTPEAVLMLDKFTALQRGMNELIDYKFRELFL
- a CDS encoding extracellular solute-binding protein, which gives rise to MRYGLVLWAALFLSALPVFCPNANAGEDLLVFAGAASQPPTEEAAAAFEKKTGLGVDLIFGGSGFVLSQMMLAQKGDIYFPGSSDFMEIARKKGAIVAETEQKVAYLVLAINVQKGNPKGIHNLRDLIKPGISVAIANPEGVCVGLYAVETIEKEFSPAEKAAFKKNLVNYTESCEKTATAISLKAVDAVLGWSVFQHWDPARIETIPLKKSEILRIGYIPVAVASYSKNQARARQFIAFLLSEEGKAIYRKYHYFMSPEEASVWIGAKKPVGGEYALPAEWRPK
- a CDS encoding ABC transporter permease: MSLRRVSILFAFSTFALFAVLVLSLFYFYRGGLFMETLLAERTLFSIRLSVFSATVAALLATALAVPSAYALSRCDFPGKDAIDTILELPLIVSPAALGAMLLIFFSNPLGNWIQTRGMQFVFDSNGIILAQFVTTLGVATRLTKAAMDEIPRRYEDVARTLGASPAAAFFNVTLPLCKRGLIAAFILSWAKALGEFGATITLAGTMAMKTETLPVAIFMKLSTADIDGTVVLILIMTAIGVGTLYAVRLIGRKGMHA
- a CDS encoding ABC transporter ATP-binding protein yields the protein MLELRDVAVQAGDFSLGGISLKVAQGSCHVIVGATGSGKTLLLESILGLKRPSRGSILLSGREITDQPLEKRGISYVPQDLALFPHLTVEDNILYGLRMKGVQDPEHGRMVEMLIETVGIKELLQRSIKNLSGGERQRVALVRAIAAGNNHLLLDEPFSALHQGLRRELWYLLKELQKRFSLTVLMVTHDMEEAFFLGERVTVMIDGAIRQTGTARDVYEKPADIEVARFFGIGNIFVCRVKALTASALHVVCDSLRVELTIPMSAARLRPPAIGAPCTLGIRPENVMVLRADRPSHSQENLLAGILTGILLKGASHTLLFLPAGSATVVEIEVPDYVLKKLQLHVGDGISIFFKGETLFLL
- a CDS encoding hydroxyacid dehydrogenase; this encodes MNKIMLVERIHPAGEAMLAKKAKLVYPQPQNLEGILSAIGDCNALVVRNTKITRQIMEAAPQLAVIGRHGVGYDTVDIAAAADLGITVVYTPAANTESVVEIAIGFIICLGRKIVEAHAVMQSEQLLSDTATMPILTRQKGLINADLWGKTLGVVGVGRIGSSVAKRMKAAFNMRVLGYDPYVDEETLSGYGVQKMSCLKEMLPQCDFVNIHCSGGAKTRHLLDAGMLALMKKDAYLINTARGTVVDEAALIDALQSKQLAGAALDVYDPEPPRPGNPLLHMKNVIVTPHFCAMTEESLYNMATMVAQGVVDVLEGRQPQYPVI
- a CDS encoding DUF3842 family protein, which produces MHVIDGQGGGNGATLIKYLRETYRDSVELIALGTNAIATAQMIKAGADRTYKGVRGS
- a CDS encoding CooT family nickel-binding protein, which produces MCLASAYFNNENGPLIMKDIAHFRVDGDNLEIETLFGERKAVQGKIIEVDFFASKIFLEQNQATVIEGDSHPSQLEK
- a CDS encoding AAA family ATPase, translated to MKISVCAKGGSGKSTIVTLLANEASNRGRRVLVVDSDESNSGLYRMLGFERPPLPLMELFGGKAGLKQNMKKLEIFAEAKIPVDEIPAGHLLQQDRIMLVSIGKIMQSLEGCACPMGVLSREFLKKISVKDGELVIVDMEAGVEHFGRGVETSIDNVLIVVEPPLESMEMATKIHGMSQVSGIKNTWAVLNKIPNEEIRQRLEAELAQRGIKVIGCVYLDQEIFMASVDGRVPKQGAAANEIKEIMDFILAKTEGKYSS